From Proteus vulgaris:
GATGAGTTTGGTTTATGCCAAACCTGTTTTATGGGATCTACCTGTCGCTGTTATCAATCAAGATCACAGTCCTGCAAGTTATTCACTTATTCGTGCATTAAACTCGACACCCAAATTAAGCATTAAGAACTACGATAATTTAGATGAAGCGCGCCACGATATGATTATGCGAGAGCTTTTTGCCATCATTATTGTGCCAACTGATTTTGAGAAGAAATTACTCAATGGTAAAGATGTCACTGTTCCGGTCTTTGGTGATGCCACAAACCGTCTTGCCAGTGGACAAATCCAGCAGGAATTGATGTTGGCTTATCAACAGTTATTAGATTCTTACAATGATCGTATTTTACAAAATGCCGGCTTTAGTGGTGAGCAATCGAAAATCCTGTTAAAGCCCATTCAAGGTGAAACCATTGCGATGTATAACCCTGGTGTAAGTTTCGCAGCGATTATTTTTCCTGGGTTATTAGTGATGTTGTTACAGCACTCGCTCTTAATTGCTTGTGTCCGTGTCAGTATTGCAGTAAGAAGTACACCGAAAGGAAAACCACCGCTAGCTGTTTATTTAGGGGCATTATCTGCACTTATTCCGATTTGGTTATTTTTGTCGGCTGTATTCTTTGCATTATGGCCTTGGGTATTAGGCTATCGCCAAGAGGCTCCACTTTATCAAGTCTGGATGCTGACATTTCCATTCTTATTAGCAGTTTTAGGGTTAGGTAAATTAATTACAGAATGCTTGCGTAGTGTTGAGATGATTTATCTGACACTAGCATTTGTAACAACACCTGTGTTCTATATTTCTGGCACGATCTGGCCACTACAAGCAATGCCTGATTGGGTATTTGCCATTTCATCAGCATTACCTTCTACATGGGCTGTAAACGCTATGGCAGGCATAAATCAAATGGGATTGTCATTCCAAAGTATATTGGGTGATATCGTGATGATGTTGGTTTTAGGTGTGATTTATACTGTATTAGGTGTACTGGTGGGTATGTTACGTAATGGTGAGTTAAGACATATTACGCACCAATTTAAACATTGGTTACATCATCGTGGTGAGTCAAAATAAAAAGCCCTTAAGGGCTTTTTATTTATTGCTAAATTATCAACAAAAGAGAAGTTGTTATAAGCAATTAAATATCTTCATTTTAGAAGAGGTGAACTCTCTACTAACTTCAATAGTGTAACGGGTAATAAATTCCTTTTATCCATTTCACAAAATAGATATGAAGTGGATTTATCATTGAATTCTTACTCTACCAACGCCAATCCAGCTAACTTACGCCAATAGCCATTACAGTCATGATGATGAACTGTCGTCAGTGGTTGTTGGCCTTGTTCATTTTGGCGAAATTGTTGCAAGGTATCAAAAATAGCGT
This genomic window contains:
- a CDS encoding ABC transporter permease, with the translated sequence MQMYFQTFKRVLLGMLEKPMWMLLIVSLCVMSLVYAKPVLWDLPVAVINQDHSPASYSLIRALNSTPKLSIKNYDNLDEARHDMIMRELFAIIIVPTDFEKKLLNGKDVTVPVFGDATNRLASGQIQQELMLAYQQLLDSYNDRILQNAGFSGEQSKILLKPIQGETIAMYNPGVSFAAIIFPGLLVMLLQHSLLIACVRVSIAVRSTPKGKPPLAVYLGALSALIPIWLFLSAVFFALWPWVLGYRQEAPLYQVWMLTFPFLLAVLGLGKLITECLRSVEMIYLTLAFVTTPVFYISGTIWPLQAMPDWVFAISSALPSTWAVNAMAGINQMGLSFQSILGDIVMMLVLGVIYTVLGVLVGMLRNGELRHITHQFKHWLHHRGESK